A genomic stretch from Streptococcus oralis includes:
- a CDS encoding AbrB family transcriptional regulator: protein MVVKTRKQGNSITITIPSEFNIPSGVKYEAKLLPSGEIIFTPEELDHQISYVSDDAFNLKLDTIFDEYDDVFKALVEK, encoded by the coding sequence ATGGTTGTAAAAACAAGAAAACAAGGAAATTCAATCACCATTACGATTCCAAGCGAGTTCAATATTCCAAGTGGTGTTAAATACGAAGCAAAATTGTTACCAAGTGGTGAAATTATCTTTACTCCTGAAGAATTGGATCATCAGATCTCTTATGTTTCTGATGATGCCTTTAACTTAAAATTGGATACAATTTTTGATGAATACGACGATGTTTTCAAAGCTTTGGTGGAAAAATGA
- a CDS encoding bifunctional riboflavin kinase/FAD synthetase, which yields MITTVPIKNEKDIAVPGKTVLVLGYFDGIHKGHQKLFEVASKASMKDYLPVVVMTFTESPKLALQPYQPELMLHIVNHEEREHKMKWHGVEALFLLDFSSKFASLTGQEFFDTYIKALKPAIIVAGFDYTFGSDKKTADDLKDYFDGEIIIVPPVEDEKGKISSTRIRQAILDGDVKEVNHLLGTPLPSRGMVVHGNARGRTIGYPTANLVLRDRTYMPADGVYVVDVEVQRQRYRGMASVGKNVTFDGEEPRFEVNIFDFSDDIYGETIIVYWLDRVRDMVKFDSVEELVDQLQKDEEIARNWKDEE from the coding sequence ATGATTACAACAGTACCTATTAAGAACGAAAAAGATATTGCAGTACCGGGTAAAACAGTCCTTGTACTAGGTTATTTTGATGGCATCCACAAGGGGCATCAGAAACTTTTTGAAGTGGCCAGCAAGGCTTCAATGAAGGATTATCTGCCAGTTGTCGTGATGACCTTTACAGAGTCGCCAAAACTTGCCTTGCAACCTTACCAACCTGAGCTCATGCTCCATATCGTCAATCACGAGGAACGTGAGCACAAGATGAAGTGGCATGGAGTAGAGGCTCTCTTCTTACTTGACTTTAGTAGCAAATTTGCTAGTTTAACGGGTCAAGAATTCTTTGATACCTATATCAAGGCTTTAAAACCAGCTATCATTGTGGCAGGATTTGACTATACCTTTGGCTCTGATAAGAAAACTGCAGATGACCTGAAGGACTATTTTGATGGAGAGATCATCATTGTTCCTCCGGTCGAGGACGAAAAGGGCAAGATTAGTTCCACACGGATTCGTCAGGCTATTCTTGATGGAGATGTAAAGGAAGTCAATCATCTGCTCGGCACTCCGCTCCCATCTCGTGGGATGGTCGTTCATGGAAATGCTCGTGGGCGTACTATCGGTTATCCAACAGCCAATCTGGTTCTAAGAGATCGAACTTACATGCCAGCAGATGGTGTCTATGTAGTCGATGTAGAAGTACAACGTCAGAGATATCGTGGCATGGCAAGTGTGGGGAAAAATGTCACCTTTGATGGCGAAGAACCACGTTTTGAAGTCAATATTTTTGACTTTTCAGATGACATTTACGGTGAGACCATCATTGTTTACTGGCTGGACCGTGTCCGTGATATGGTCAAATTTGACTCCGTAGAGGAACTGGTAGACCAACTCCAGAAAGACGAAGAGATTGCTCGGAACTGGAAGGATGAAGAGTAA
- the smc gene encoding chromosome segregation protein SMC: protein MYLKEIEIQGFKSFADKTRVVFDQGVTAVVGPNGSGKSNITESLRWALGESSVKSLRGGKMPDVIFAGTESRKPLNYASVVVTLDNEDGFIKDAGQEIKVERHIYRSGDSEYRIDGKKVRLRDVHDLFLDTGLGRDSFSIISQGKVEEIFNSKPEERRAIFEEAAGVLKYKTRRKETESKLQQTQDNLDRLEDIIYELDNQIKPLAKQAENARKFLDLDGQRKAIYLDVLVAQIKENKAELELTEEELTQVQELLTSYYQKREELEEENQTLKKKRQDLQAQMTKDQGSLMDLTSLISDLERKLALSKLESEQVALNQQEAQARLATLEDKRKALSKEKAEKEGNLEQLEESLAENNKELNRLEAELLAFSDDPDQMIELLRERFVALLQEEADVSNQLTRIENELENSRQLSQKQADQLEKLKEQLATAKEKASQQKDGLETAKEQVQRLLTDYQVSAKEQEEQKVSYQAQQSQLFDRLDSLKNKQARAQSLENILRNHSNFYAGVKSVLQEKERLGGIIGAVSEHLTFDVHYQTALEIALGASSQHIIVEDENAATKAIDFLKRNRAGRATFLPLTTIKARTISSQNQDVIAASPGFLGMADELVSFDKRLEAIFKNLLATTAIFDTVEHARAAARQVRYQVRMVTLDGTELRTGGSYAGGANRQNNSIFIKPELEQLQKEITEEETSLRSEEASLKTLQDEMAVLTERLESIKSQGEQARIQEQGLYLAYQQTNQQVEELETLWKLQEEELNRLSLGDWQADKEKCQERLATIASEKQNLEAEIEEIKSNKNAIQERYQNLQEQISQARLLKSELQGQKRYEVTDIERLGKELDSLDIEQEEIQRLLQEKVDNLEKVDTDLLSQQEEEAKTQKTNLQQGLIRKQFELDDIEGQLDDIASHLDQARQQNEEWIRKQTRAEAKKEKVSERLRHLQAQLTDQYQISYTEALEKAHELENLNLAEQEVKDLEKAIRSLGPVNLDAIDQYEEVHNRLAFLNSQRDDILSAKNLLLETITEMNDEVKERFKSTFEAIRESFKVTFRQMFGGGQADLILTEGDLLTAGVEISVQPPGKKIQSLNLMSGGEKALSALALLFSIIRVKTIPFVILDEVEAALDEANVKRFGDYLNRFDKDSQFIVVTHRKGTMAAADSIYGVTMQESGVSKIVSVKLKDLEETID, encoded by the coding sequence ATGTATTTAAAGGAAATTGAAATCCAGGGATTCAAGTCTTTTGCTGACAAGACCAGGGTTGTCTTTGACCAAGGTGTGACAGCTGTCGTTGGGCCAAATGGATCTGGGAAGTCAAATATCACAGAAAGTCTGCGATGGGCCTTGGGAGAGTCCAGTGTCAAGAGCCTTCGTGGTGGCAAGATGCCCGATGTCATTTTTGCTGGGACTGAAAGTCGTAAACCGCTCAATTATGCCTCTGTTGTCGTGACCTTGGATAATGAAGATGGTTTTATCAAGGATGCGGGGCAAGAAATCAAGGTAGAACGCCATATCTATCGTAGTGGTGATAGCGAGTATCGGATTGATGGCAAAAAAGTCCGTCTTCGTGATGTACATGACCTTTTCTTGGATACCGGTTTGGGACGGGATTCCTTCTCCATCATCTCTCAAGGGAAGGTTGAGGAAATTTTTAACTCTAAGCCTGAAGAACGCCGTGCTATTTTTGAAGAAGCTGCTGGAGTTTTAAAATACAAAACACGCAGAAAAGAAACAGAGAGCAAACTGCAACAAACTCAGGACAACCTAGACCGTTTAGAGGACATTATCTATGAGTTGGACAATCAAATCAAGCCTCTTGCCAAACAAGCTGAAAATGCTCGGAAGTTTTTAGACTTGGATGGTCAACGCAAGGCAATTTACTTGGATGTACTGGTTGCCCAAATCAAGGAAAACAAGGCTGAACTAGAGTTGACAGAAGAAGAGCTAACGCAAGTTCAGGAACTCTTGACTAGTTATTACCAAAAGCGTGAAGAGTTAGAAGAGGAAAATCAGACTCTTAAAAAGAAACGGCAAGATCTCCAAGCTCAAATGACCAAAGACCAAGGAAGCTTAATGGATTTGACCAGTTTGATTAGTGACTTAGAGCGAAAACTAGCCCTATCCAAACTGGAATCTGAGCAGGTAGCCCTTAATCAACAAGAAGCACAAGCACGTTTGGCGACTCTGGAAGATAAGAGAAAGGCTCTAAGTAAGGAAAAGGCTGAAAAAGAAGGGAATCTGGAACAGTTAGAGGAAAGTTTAGCTGAAAACAACAAGGAACTCAATCGTTTAGAAGCAGAATTGTTGGCATTTTCAGATGATCCTGACCAGATGATTGAGCTCTTACGTGAACGTTTTGTGGCACTTTTACAAGAAGAAGCGGATGTCTCAAACCAACTGACCCGCATCGAGAATGAACTGGAGAACAGCCGTCAACTATCTCAAAAACAAGCAGATCAACTTGAGAAACTGAAAGAACAACTGGCTACAGCTAAAGAGAAGGCTAGTCAGCAAAAAGATGGGCTTGAAACTGCCAAGGAGCAGGTTCAGAGATTATTGACAGACTATCAAGTTAGTGCCAAGGAACAAGAGGAGCAGAAAGTTTCTTACCAAGCCCAGCAGAGTCAACTCTTTGACCGTCTGGATAGTCTCAAAAACAAGCAGGCTAGAGCCCAAAGTTTAGAGAATATCCTTAGAAATCATAGTAACTTTTACGCAGGTGTTAAGAGTGTTCTTCAAGAAAAAGAGCGTCTAGGTGGGATCATTGGTGCAGTCAGTGAGCATCTGACCTTTGATGTGCATTATCAAACTGCCTTGGAGATTGCACTTGGAGCCAGTAGCCAGCATATTATCGTAGAAGATGAAAACGCGGCAACAAAGGCGATTGATTTCCTAAAACGTAACAGAGCTGGTCGTGCGACCTTTCTTCCTTTGACGACTATCAAGGCGCGTACGATTTCTAGTCAGAATCAAGACGTTATCGCTGCAAGTCCAGGATTTCTGGGAATGGCAGATGAGTTGGTGTCGTTTGATAAGAGACTAGAAGCCATTTTCAAGAACTTGCTAGCCACAACGGCTATCTTTGATACCGTGGAACATGCGCGTGCAGCTGCTCGTCAAGTTCGCTATCAGGTTCGCATGGTGACACTTGATGGTACCGAATTGCGCACAGGTGGTTCCTACGCGGGTGGTGCCAATCGTCAAAATAACAGTATTTTCATCAAGCCAGAACTAGAGCAATTACAAAAAGAAATTACTGAAGAAGAAACTAGTCTGCGTTCTGAAGAGGCAAGCTTGAAGACCTTGCAAGATGAGATGGCGGTATTGACAGAAAGATTAGAATCCATCAAATCTCAGGGTGAGCAAGCTCGTATTCAGGAGCAAGGCTTGTACCTTGCTTATCAACAAACCAACCAGCAAGTGGAAGAGTTAGAAACTCTTTGGAAACTTCAAGAAGAGGAATTAAATCGTCTTTCTCTCGGAGATTGGCAAGCGGACAAGGAAAAATGCCAAGAGCGTCTTGCTACCATTGCCAGTGAAAAGCAAAATCTGGAAGCTGAGATTGAAGAGATTAAGTCTAACAAAAACGCCATTCAAGAACGTTATCAAAACTTGCAGGAACAGATTTCTCAAGCGCGCTTGCTTAAGTCCGAACTGCAAGGACAAAAGCGGTACGAAGTGACTGATATTGAACGCTTAGGAAAGGAACTGGATAGTCTGGATATCGAACAAGAGGAGATTCAGCGTCTCCTCCAAGAAAAGGTTGATAATCTCGAGAAAGTTGATACGGATTTGCTAAGTCAGCAAGAGGAAGAGGCCAAAACTCAGAAAACAAATCTCCAACAAGGTCTGATTCGCAAGCAGTTTGAGTTGGATGATATAGAGGGTCAACTGGATGATATTGCCAGTCATTTGGATCAGGCTCGTCAGCAGAATGAGGAGTGGATTCGCAAACAAACACGTGCTGAAGCTAAGAAGGAAAAAGTCAGCGAACGCTTGCGCCATCTACAAGCTCAATTAACAGACCAGTACCAGATCAGCTACACAGAGGCTCTAGAAAAAGCGCATGAGTTGGAAAATCTCAATCTGGCAGAGCAAGAGGTTAAGGATTTAGAGAAGGCTATTCGCTCGCTGGGTCCTGTCAACTTGGACGCTATTGACCAGTACGAAGAAGTTCACAACCGTCTGGCTTTCCTCAATAGCCAACGAGACGATATTTTGTCTGCGAAAAACCTGCTCCTTGAGACCATCACAGAAATGAATGATGAGGTTAAGGAACGCTTCAAATCAACCTTTGAAGCTATTCGTGAGTCCTTTAAAGTGACCTTTAGACAGATGTTTGGCGGCGGTCAGGCAGACTTGATATTGACTGAGGGAGATCTTTTAACCGCTGGTGTGGAGATTTCTGTCCAACCACCAGGTAAGAAAATCCAATCTCTCAACCTCATGAGTGGTGGTGAGAAAGCCCTATCAGCTTTGGCTTTGCTCTTCTCAATTATCCGAGTTAAGACCATTCCTTTCGTCATCTTGGACGAGGTAGAGGCGGCGCTGGACGAAGCCAATGTCAAACGTTTTGGGGATTACCTCAACCGCTTTGACAAGGATAGTCAGTTCATCGTCGTAACCCACCGTAAGGGGACGATGGCGGCAGCGGACTCTATCTATGGAGTTACCATGCAAGAATCAGGTGTCTCCAAGATTGTTTCGGTTAAGTTAAAAGATTTAGAAGAAACAATAGACTAG
- a CDS encoding GMP reductase, producing MLNEFPIFDYEDIQLIPNKCVIKSRSEADTSITFGKHTFKLPVVPANMQTILDENVAEQLAKGGYFYIMHRFDEAGRIPFIKRMHDQGLIASISVGVKDYEYDFVSQLKADAPEYITIDIAHGHADSVISMIQHIKKELPDTFVIAGNVGTPEAVRELENAGADATKVGIGPGKVCITKVKTGFGTGGWQLAALRWCAKAARKPIIADGGIRTHGDIAKSIRFGASMVMIGSLFAGHIESPGKTIEVDGEQFKEYYGSASQYQKGAYKNVEGKRILLPAKGHLQDTLTEMEQDLQSAISYAGGRKVADLKHVDYVIVKNSIWNGDASH from the coding sequence ATGTTAAATGAATTTCCAATTTTTGATTACGAAGATATTCAGTTGATCCCAAATAAATGTGTCATTAAAAGCCGTTCAGAAGCGGATACAAGTATTACGTTTGGAAAACACACTTTTAAACTACCTGTTGTGCCAGCAAATATGCAGACGATTTTGGATGAGAACGTAGCAGAGCAGCTTGCTAAGGGTGGGTACTTCTATATTATGCATCGTTTTGATGAGGCGGGGCGCATTCCTTTTATCAAACGTATGCACGATCAAGGGCTCATTGCTTCCATTTCTGTTGGTGTTAAGGACTATGAGTATGATTTTGTTAGCCAACTCAAGGCTGATGCTCCTGAGTATATCACGATTGATATTGCCCATGGTCATGCGGATAGCGTGATTTCTATGATTCAGCACATCAAGAAAGAATTACCAGATACTTTTGTCATTGCTGGGAATGTGGGAACGCCAGAAGCTGTGCGTGAATTGGAAAATGCTGGTGCGGATGCTACTAAGGTTGGAATCGGTCCTGGTAAGGTTTGTATCACCAAGGTCAAGACCGGTTTTGGTACAGGCGGTTGGCAATTGGCTGCCCTACGCTGGTGTGCTAAGGCTGCGCGTAAACCGATTATTGCCGATGGTGGGATTCGTACACACGGTGACATTGCCAAGTCTATCCGTTTCGGTGCTAGTATGGTCATGATTGGTTCCCTCTTTGCAGGACACATCGAAAGTCCAGGGAAGACAATCGAAGTTGATGGGGAACAGTTCAAAGAATACTATGGTTCAGCTTCTCAATACCAAAAAGGAGCATATAAAAATGTGGAAGGTAAGCGCATCTTACTGCCTGCTAAAGGGCACTTGCAAGACACCCTTACTGAGATGGAGCAGGACTTGCAAAGTGCTATTTCCTACGCAGGTGGACGCAAGGTTGCTGACCTCAAACACGTTGATTATGTTATCGTGAAAAACTCTATCTGGAATGGGGATGCTTCCCACTAA
- a CDS encoding restriction endonuclease subunit S yields MKKVKLGEVCEIRIGKTPNRSQTLYWGGDYPWLSISDMKGKILCTTKEKITQEAVQKEKMQIVSKGTVVMSFKLSIGKVGILAENMYTNEAIANFVVKNNKMLFNEYLYYALQGMNFDSLTDRAVMGRTLNKAKLNNLSIVYNEPFMQQQIVLRLDGVNKLIESRKQQLSELSKLVKSRFNEMFGDPVLNEMGWEKHRLSKLTLKIGSGATPRGGRESYVNEGIALIRSMNVYDGKFIFKDLAYLTNVQAEKLNNVIVESDDVLLNITGASVSRCCIVPQNILPARVNQHVSIIRCKKHLLSPIFLNQLLITSEFKSLLLKIGESSGATRQAITKNQIEELYIPLPPLSLQNEFADFVAQVDKSQLAIQKSLEELETLKKSLMQEYFG; encoded by the coding sequence ATGAAAAAAGTGAAGTTGGGGGAAGTTTGTGAGATAAGAATTGGCAAGACACCAAATCGTTCTCAAACTTTATATTGGGGAGGTGACTATCCTTGGTTATCCATTTCAGATATGAAAGGGAAAATATTATGTACTACTAAGGAGAAAATAACTCAAGAAGCTGTCCAAAAAGAAAAAATGCAAATTGTTTCAAAAGGGACAGTTGTGATGAGTTTTAAGTTATCTATTGGCAAGGTTGGAATTCTTGCTGAAAATATGTACACAAACGAAGCAATAGCTAATTTTGTGGTTAAAAATAATAAGATGCTTTTTAATGAATATCTTTACTATGCACTACAAGGAATGAATTTTGATAGTTTAACAGACAGGGCTGTGATGGGTAGAACGTTAAACAAGGCAAAGTTGAATAACTTGTCTATTGTATACAACGAGCCTTTTATGCAACAGCAAATTGTTTTGAGATTAGATGGTGTTAATAAATTAATTGAATCTCGTAAACAACAACTATCTGAATTATCAAAACTCGTCAAATCCCGATTTAACGAGATGTTTGGGGATCCTGTTCTGAATGAAATGGGTTGGGAAAAACATAGATTATCAAAATTAACATTAAAAATTGGTTCAGGGGCTACACCTAGAGGAGGAAGAGAAAGTTATGTCAACGAAGGGATAGCACTTATTAGAAGTATGAATGTATATGATGGTAAGTTTATTTTCAAAGATTTAGCTTATCTAACTAATGTTCAGGCTGAAAAATTAAATAATGTAATTGTTGAATCCGACGATGTTTTGCTAAATATTACAGGTGCATCTGTATCTCGTTGCTGTATTGTTCCTCAAAATATTTTGCCTGCGAGAGTTAATCAGCACGTTTCTATAATTCGTTGTAAAAAGCACTTATTATCACCAATATTTTTAAATCAACTTCTAATAACTTCAGAGTTTAAGAGTTTGTTACTGAAAATAGGAGAAAGTTCAGGCGCCACCCGTCAAGCGATAACAAAAAATCAGATTGAAGAATTATACATCCCCCTCCCCCCTCTTTCCCTCCAAAACGAGTTCGCAGACTTTGTGGCTCAGGTCGACAAATCACAATTGGCAATTCAAAAATCACTAGAAGAATTGGAAACCTTGAAAAAATCACTTATGCAGGAATATTTCGGTTAA
- a CDS encoding type I restriction-modification system subunit M: MITGELKSKIDQLWEMLWTEGNANPLTNIEQLTYLLFMKDLDSVELGRESDAEFLGISYEGIFPKDKPEYRWSTFKNIGDAQEVYQLMTQEIFPFMKNLKGDTDDTAFSRYMREAIFQINKPATLQKVISILDEFPTRGSDIDFYNDTQGVNDIGDIYEYLLSKLSTAGKNGQFRTPRHIIDMMVELMQPTIKDIISDPAMGSAGFLVSASRYLKRKKDEWETNPDNINHFHNNMFHGNDTDTTMLRLGAMNMMLHGVENPQISYLDSLSQDNEEADKYTLVLANPPFKGSLDYDSTSNDLLATVKTKKTELLFLALFLRTLKPGGRAAVIVPDGVLFGSSKAHKGIRQEIVENHKLDAVISMPSGVFKPYAGVSTAILIFTKTGNGGTDKVWFYDMKADGLSLDDKRQPISDNDIPDIIQRFHQLENEAERKRTDQSFFVPVDEIKDNDYDLSINKYKEIEYEKVEYEPTEVILKKINDLEKEIQAGLVELEELLK, translated from the coding sequence ATGATTACAGGCGAATTAAAAAGTAAAATCGATCAACTGTGGGAAATGCTGTGGACTGAAGGAAATGCAAATCCTCTAACAAATATTGAACAATTGACTTATCTTCTGTTTATGAAGGATTTGGATAGTGTCGAACTTGGACGCGAAAGCGATGCTGAGTTTCTAGGGATTTCTTATGAGGGAATTTTTCCAAAAGACAAACCTGAATACCGTTGGTCGACATTTAAAAATATAGGAGATGCTCAGGAAGTTTATCAATTAATGACTCAGGAGATTTTTCCATTTATGAAGAATCTTAAGGGTGATACTGACGATACAGCTTTTTCACGTTATATGCGAGAAGCTATCTTTCAAATTAATAAACCTGCTACGCTCCAAAAGGTGATTTCTATATTAGATGAATTTCCAACTAGAGGGTCAGATATAGATTTTTATAATGACACACAGGGAGTTAATGATATTGGCGACATCTATGAATATCTGCTATCAAAATTGTCAACCGCAGGTAAAAATGGACAATTCCGTACACCTCGTCACATCATCGATATGATGGTTGAGTTGATGCAACCAACTATCAAGGATATTATCTCAGATCCTGCTATGGGGTCTGCTGGTTTCTTAGTATCTGCTAGCCGCTACCTAAAGCGTAAAAAAGATGAATGGGAAACCAATCCAGATAATATCAACCATTTTCATAACAATATGTTTCATGGAAATGATACGGATACAACCATGCTTAGACTTGGTGCAATGAATATGATGCTGCATGGAGTGGAAAATCCACAAATTAGTTATCTTGACTCACTATCTCAAGATAATGAAGAAGCAGATAAGTACACTCTAGTTTTAGCAAATCCTCCATTTAAAGGGTCACTTGACTACGATTCAACTTCAAATGATCTTCTTGCGACTGTAAAAACCAAAAAAACAGAATTGCTTTTCCTTGCTCTTTTCTTGCGTACATTGAAACCAGGGGGGCGTGCAGCAGTTATTGTACCTGACGGTGTCCTCTTTGGTTCTTCTAAAGCCCATAAAGGAATTCGTCAGGAAATTGTAGAGAATCATAAATTGGATGCTGTAATATCAATGCCAAGTGGCGTTTTCAAACCTTATGCTGGAGTTTCAACTGCCATTCTCATCTTTACAAAAACTGGAAATGGTGGAACGGATAAGGTCTGGTTTTACGATATGAAAGCAGATGGTTTAAGTTTGGATGATAAACGACAACCGATCAGTGATAATGATATTCCAGATATTATTCAACGTTTCCATCAACTTGAAAACGAAGCAGAACGTAAGAGAACGGACCAGTCTTTCTTTGTTCCAGTCGATGAGATAAAGGATAATGATTATGATTTATCGATCAATAAATACAAAGAAATCGAGTATGAAAAAGTTGAATATGAACCAACAGAAGTCATCTTAAAGAAAATTAATGATCTAGAAAAAGAAATTCAAGCTGGCTTAGTGGAGTTAGAGGAATTGCTCAAGTAG
- a CDS encoding McrC family protein: MRITDNQYRIAKEDFVAEYPNLSQALLDRTLDNLSREDSIFIFPNDLINSPDLDRDQKIFETVNQEIKTGNVIGFLGYGQERLTISSRFSDESNDHFLHYLLQKILNMNLTSLDIGLSQEDKLYQLLIYLFPKYLQAALRKGLYKEYQRFFHNDSHVKGVLDVGMHLKKNVPFMGSIAYTTREFTYDNPLMQLIRHTIEYIKNQKGFGVLLDSNRENMTEITRVTSSYKLADRAKIIRMNKIKPIRHAYFREYRKLQELCLMILSREKHGLGPQAQKVHGILFDVAWLWEEYVYTLLPKGFIHPRNKEKKGGILIFSGGERKVYPDFYDRERKIVLDAKYKKLEFTEKGINREDLFQLISYSYIIKAKKAGLIFPSIEQSVNSEIGKVVGYGVLLKKCSIQIPQNTSSYSVFCKIMENSEKIFKRNIDNEVE, from the coding sequence ATGCGGATAACTGATAATCAGTATAGAATTGCTAAAGAAGACTTTGTCGCAGAATATCCCAACCTAAGTCAAGCACTTCTTGATAGAACACTAGATAACCTTTCTAGGGAGGACAGTATTTTTATTTTCCCGAATGATTTGATAAATTCTCCTGATTTAGACAGGGACCAAAAGATTTTTGAAACAGTTAATCAGGAAATCAAGACAGGGAACGTGATTGGTTTTCTTGGATATGGTCAGGAAAGATTAACGATTTCCTCTCGTTTTTCTGATGAAAGTAACGACCATTTTTTGCATTATCTTTTACAAAAGATTCTCAATATGAATTTGACTAGTTTAGACATCGGTCTATCTCAAGAGGATAAACTCTATCAGCTTTTGATTTACCTCTTTCCCAAATATCTGCAAGCTGCTCTTCGAAAAGGTCTTTATAAGGAATACCAGAGATTTTTCCATAACGATAGTCATGTAAAGGGAGTGCTAGATGTAGGAATGCATCTTAAGAAAAATGTTCCTTTTATGGGAAGCATTGCCTATACCACTAGGGAGTTTACCTATGATAATCCACTCATGCAGTTGATTCGGCATACGATTGAGTACATTAAGAATCAGAAAGGTTTCGGAGTTCTGCTCGATAGTAATCGTGAAAATATGACAGAAATTACTCGTGTAACCTCATCTTATAAACTAGCTGATCGTGCCAAGATTATCAGAATGAATAAAATCAAACCCATCCGACACGCCTATTTTAGAGAGTATAGAAAATTACAGGAACTCTGCTTGATGATTCTGAGTAGAGAAAAGCATGGTCTTGGACCTCAAGCCCAAAAGGTACATGGTATTCTCTTTGATGTTGCCTGGCTTTGGGAAGAGTATGTTTACACCTTGTTGCCAAAAGGTTTCATCCATCCTCGAAATAAAGAAAAGAAAGGCGGCATCCTAATATTTTCTGGTGGGGAACGAAAAGTATATCCAGATTTTTATGACAGAGAACGAAAGATTGTTCTAGATGCAAAATATAAAAAACTGGAGTTTACTGAAAAAGGGATTAATCGTGAGGACTTGTTCCAGTTGATTTCCTATTCTTATATTATAAAAGCTAAGAAAGCTGGACTGATTTTTCCTAGTATAGAGCAGTCAGTAAATAGTGAGATAGGAAAAGTAGTGGGATACGGAGTCTTGCTTAAAAAGTGCTCTATCCAAATCCCTCAGAATACCTCATCCTATAGTGTGTTTTGTAAAATAATGGAAAATTCTGAAAAAATTTTTAAAAGGAATATTGATAATGAAGTGGAGTGA
- the rnc gene encoding ribonuclease III — MKELQTVLKKRFAIEFADKNLLETAFTHTSYANEHRLLKISHNERLEFLGDAVLQLLISEYLYKKYPKKPEGDLSKLRAMIVREESLAGFARDCQFDQFIKLGKGEEKSGGRNRDTILGDAFEAFLGALLLDKDVARVKEFIYQVMIPKVEVGDFEMIKDYKTHLQELLQVNGDVDIRYQVTSEMGPAHDKVFDVEVLVEGKSIGKGQGRSKKLAEQEAAKNAVEKGLDSCI; from the coding sequence ATGAAAGAATTACAAACTGTACTGAAGAAGCGTTTTGCAATCGAATTTGCAGACAAAAACTTACTGGAAACGGCCTTTACTCATACGAGTTATGCCAATGAGCACCGCCTCTTAAAAATTTCACACAATGAGCGCTTGGAATTTTTAGGAGACGCTGTTCTGCAATTATTGATTTCAGAATATCTGTATAAAAAATATCCTAAGAAACCAGAGGGAGATTTGTCCAAGCTCCGTGCCATGATTGTCCGTGAGGAAAGTTTGGCTGGTTTTGCGCGTGATTGCCAGTTTGATCAGTTTATCAAGCTGGGTAAAGGAGAAGAAAAGTCTGGTGGGCGCAATCGTGACACCATTCTCGGTGATGCTTTTGAAGCCTTTCTGGGAGCTTTGCTTTTAGACAAGGATGTAGCTAGGGTAAAAGAGTTTATCTATCAGGTCATGATTCCCAAGGTTGAAGTAGGTGACTTTGAAATGATTAAGGATTACAAGACACACCTGCAAGAGTTGCTCCAGGTCAATGGGGATGTGGACATTCGCTACCAGGTGACTTCTGAGATGGGACCTGCCCATGATAAGGTTTTTGATGTAGAAGTTCTAGTTGAGGGCAAGAGTATAGGAAAAGGCCAAGGCCGTTCTAAAAAATTGGCAGAGCAAGAGGCCGCAAAAAATGCCGTTGAGAAAGGGCTTGATTCATGTATTTAA